The following proteins come from a genomic window of Hymenobacter sp. DG25B:
- a CDS encoding ABC transporter ATP-binding protein, with protein MENHPCSLSIRNVSKQYANGVQALQDVSLDIPPGMYGLLGPNGAGKSTLMRTLATLQEPDEGHIFLGDLDVVNQKEEVRQTLGYLPQEFGVYPKASAEELLDYFAVLKGITNRAVRKETTEALLKQTNLWDKRRQKLGGFSGGMKQRFGVAVALLGNPRLLIVDEPTAGLDPAERVRFLNLLSELGENSVVILSTHIVEDVSELCTNMAIINQGQILLEAEPLEAVASLKGRIWRKLTDKRALPALAQEHQIISAKLLSGRTLVHVYSPEMPGTGFEPVEPDLEDVYFSAMTGCFGPVSQQPKAEG; from the coding sequence ATGGAAAATCACCCGTGTAGCCTCTCCATCCGCAATGTTTCCAAACAATATGCGAATGGCGTGCAGGCGTTGCAAGATGTGTCTTTGGACATTCCGCCGGGCATGTATGGGCTGCTGGGGCCGAATGGCGCTGGTAAATCCACCCTGATGCGCACGCTTGCTACGCTGCAGGAGCCCGATGAAGGGCACATCTTTTTAGGCGACCTGGATGTGGTGAACCAAAAGGAAGAAGTGCGCCAGACGCTGGGCTACCTGCCTCAGGAGTTTGGCGTGTATCCCAAAGCCAGCGCGGAAGAGCTGCTGGACTACTTCGCGGTGCTGAAGGGTATTACCAACCGAGCAGTGCGCAAAGAGACTACTGAGGCCTTGCTCAAGCAAACCAACCTTTGGGACAAGCGCCGGCAGAAGCTGGGTGGCTTTTCGGGCGGTATGAAGCAGCGCTTTGGCGTGGCGGTGGCCTTGCTGGGCAACCCGCGGCTGCTCATTGTGGACGAGCCCACGGCGGGCCTCGACCCGGCCGAGCGGGTGCGGTTCCTGAACCTGCTCAGCGAGCTGGGCGAAAACAGCGTGGTCATTCTCTCCACGCACATCGTGGAAGACGTCTCGGAGCTGTGCACGAATATGGCCATCATCAACCAGGGCCAAATCCTGCTGGAGGCTGAGCCCCTGGAAGCCGTGGCCTCCCTCAAAGGCCGTATCTGGCGCAAGCTGACCGATAAACGCGCCCTGCCGGCGCTGGCGCAGGAGCACCAGATTATTTCCGCCAAGCTACTCAGCGGCCGCACCCTGGTGCACGTGTACAGCCCGGAGATGCCCGGCACCGGGTTTGAGCCGGTGGAACCGGACCTGGAGGATGTCTACTTCAGTGCCATGACGGGCTGCTTCGGCCCGGTTAGTCAGCAGCCGAAAGCGGAGGGGTAG
- a CDS encoding M1 family metallopeptidase, producing the protein METAALHFDRPAKEVFWDAEQGYRMYALATALRPGDSLRLRFQVKYQARGFANHGADAQVVANGTSFRNLEWLPVFGYQPYRELDEAGARKAYGLPPRPATYSLYDGMARWYAPFPERIRLEAIVGTDADQTVVAPGTLRRTWTQAGRRYFHYVTDAPIRNEYAFYSAGYAVQEGTWRNPSAGPGQAVAIQVYYPPGQTENPARMVRSAQASLDYYTRQFGPYLYRQLRFVAHPSYAFGHHAAPIDITAEEGFFLLNPKADERGFDLVTAVVAHEVAHQWWGNQLKPAYVEGAGLITESLGWYSAMGVLEDKYGPEHRQALLRFLREENETPRTRAAKPLLQADDFYQNYRKGPLALYALSQYMGREQVNGALRQLLARHRPGTVPYATSLDLYRELQAAAPDSLQPLLHDLFEANTFWELATESATVKQLKSGQWQVTLTLQASKLVVDSAGTENRLPMKEWVEIGVYAPAELGKEIGKPLYLRKHLIKSGQQTLVLTVPGRPATVGFDPQNLLMEWKTEDNYQAVKLKD; encoded by the coding sequence GTGGAAACCGCCGCGCTTCACTTCGACCGGCCAGCCAAGGAAGTGTTCTGGGACGCGGAGCAGGGCTACCGCATGTACGCCCTGGCCACTGCCCTGCGCCCCGGCGATTCGCTGCGCCTCCGCTTTCAGGTAAAGTACCAGGCCCGGGGTTTTGCCAACCACGGCGCCGACGCCCAGGTGGTGGCTAACGGCACTAGTTTCCGGAACCTGGAGTGGCTGCCGGTCTTCGGCTACCAGCCCTACCGGGAGCTGGACGAGGCCGGCGCCCGGAAAGCGTACGGCCTACCTCCCCGGCCCGCCACCTACTCGCTCTACGACGGGATGGCCCGCTGGTACGCCCCGTTTCCCGAGCGAATCCGCTTGGAGGCCATCGTGGGCACGGATGCCGACCAGACGGTGGTAGCGCCGGGCACGTTGCGCCGGACCTGGACCCAAGCGGGCCGCCGCTACTTTCATTACGTCACGGATGCTCCCATCCGGAATGAATACGCCTTTTACTCGGCCGGCTACGCGGTGCAGGAAGGCACATGGCGCAACCCCTCGGCCGGCCCGGGGCAGGCGGTGGCCATCCAGGTTTACTATCCACCGGGGCAGACCGAAAACCCGGCGCGCATGGTCCGCAGCGCCCAGGCCTCGCTGGACTATTACACCCGGCAGTTTGGGCCTTACCTCTACCGGCAGCTCCGCTTTGTGGCCCATCCCAGCTACGCCTTCGGTCACCACGCCGCGCCCATCGACATTACGGCCGAAGAGGGATTTTTCTTGCTGAACCCCAAGGCTGATGAGCGGGGCTTTGACCTGGTGACAGCTGTGGTGGCGCACGAGGTGGCGCACCAGTGGTGGGGAAACCAGCTCAAACCAGCCTACGTAGAGGGCGCCGGCCTGATCACCGAAAGTCTGGGGTGGTACTCGGCTATGGGCGTGCTGGAGGATAAATACGGCCCGGAGCACCGGCAGGCGCTGCTGCGTTTCCTGCGGGAGGAGAATGAGACCCCGCGCACCCGGGCCGCCAAACCGCTGCTGCAGGCTGACGACTTTTACCAGAACTACCGCAAAGGGCCCTTGGCGCTGTACGCCCTAAGCCAATACATGGGCCGCGAACAGGTAAACGGGGCGCTCCGGCAGCTGCTGGCCAGGCACCGCCCCGGGACGGTTCCCTATGCCACGTCACTGGACCTTTACCGGGAGCTACAGGCGGCCGCCCCCGACTCGCTTCAACCCTTGCTGCACGACTTATTCGAAGCCAACACCTTCTGGGAGCTGGCGACGGAAAGCGCCACCGTCAAACAACTTAAAAGCGGCCAATGGCAGGTGACGCTCACCCTGCAGGCTAGCAAGCTGGTCGTGGACAGCGCCGGCACCGAGAACAGGCTACCGATGAAGGAGTGGGTGGAAATCGGAGTTTATGCCCCCGCCGAGTTGGGAAAGGAAATTGGCAAGCCGCTCTATCTTCGAAAGCACCTGATCAAATCCGGCCAGCAGACTCTTGTGTTGACGGTGCCTGGCCGCCCCGCTACCGTTGGCTTCGATCCCCAAAATTTGTTAATGGAATGGAAGACAGAGGATAATTACCAAGCAGTGAAACTCAAAGATTAG
- a CDS encoding LytR/AlgR family response regulator transcription factor, with translation MKDKLTCYIIEDEYLAQEILEEYIRKVSFLELKGCYASPLEAAAHLAADKPDLLFLDINLPDLDGLSFIPMLNPKPMIILTTAYDQYALKAYDLEVKDYLLKPFTFERFYKAVLRLYQEQSPRHTPEKQTKKVDAKTEQEYIFLKVGHRIQKVATRDILFVEGMKDYLRIHTREEKIMTLLSFAKLEELLPAQDFARVHRSFLVALDKIDHIEKNRIQITDQIIPISDTYAEAFYKMLNAR, from the coding sequence ATGAAAGACAAGCTCACCTGCTACATCATTGAGGACGAGTATCTGGCCCAGGAAATCCTGGAAGAATACATCCGAAAAGTCTCGTTCCTAGAGCTGAAAGGGTGCTACGCGAGTCCTTTGGAGGCCGCCGCTCATTTGGCAGCAGACAAGCCCGACCTGCTGTTTCTGGACATCAACCTGCCCGACCTGGATGGGCTCAGCTTCATTCCGATGCTGAACCCCAAACCCATGATTATCCTGACCACTGCCTACGACCAGTACGCGCTGAAAGCGTACGACTTGGAAGTGAAGGACTACCTGCTCAAGCCCTTCACATTCGAGCGGTTTTACAAAGCCGTACTACGCCTGTACCAGGAGCAAAGCCCCCGCCATACCCCGGAAAAGCAGACAAAAAAAGTGGATGCGAAGACGGAACAGGAGTATATTTTTCTCAAGGTGGGCCACCGCATCCAGAAAGTAGCGACCCGCGACATTCTCTTTGTGGAGGGGATGAAAGACTATTTACGGATTCATACCCGGGAGGAGAAAATTATGACGCTGCTCAGCTTTGCCAAGCTGGAAGAGCTGCTGCCCGCCCAGGATTTTGCCCGCGTGCACCGGTCCTTTCTCGTCGCGCTGGATAAAATTGACCACATCGAGAAAAACCGGATTCAGATTACCGACCAAATCATTCCTATCAGTGATACATATGCCGAGGCGTTTTATAAAATGCTGAATGCTCGGTAG
- a CDS encoding DNA repair ATPase: MEQTTQLETGTYEILRNRLHKSSAELRQRLNALNTERKQVFGAVDTRLLGTGRITTENNCLAWDMVPVGRRFIFGYNVVLGLKAEPDLTDVFGVYEYAGHEFHPLGLEMLQNPQFLEEFRNLYRYYKNTQFVKFALIGQHLFMVFRVGKSSSDVKTFKWLMQGDALSYIDNRSDHEYTFPPQHEFQWKRATRDMQRGGKHPHISIEDKVFVETIGGDLTIKVEDNTSTGQGILSEPVDDKDQTLDDSEIYYAVVGNLILLKIRPYQEQQYRYFIFNHRLKTAQRLDALADACVLLPDGQGLIFPHGFYLQTGDNKLFDNGLREMLFEKRVVSPNGEDFLYVFFNKDQGTYLLLSYNRIAQRVDNPIVCHGYALFENGELCYFRADDEPKKHHAVQIWQTPYTAPDFQLPVTSDSYLYKLGNKEIVRAMSEVQEVLTLTSKDDSYAGLYLDLIRQTTSLTDSYHWLREPAAQALAEPLGEIRQTATAAVEEFEKVQSIRKNTAQQTAAGFQKADELTGRIRRSAPDTVTEFVQLLGELRGVRGEVISLKELRYVELPAVEKHAVGLEELSKEVAMQTVDFLLRPDALLPYSQRVQAIADGVEQVQKTVEADQREQETAAVARELELLIEVVSNLPIPDPTQTTAIIDNISTVYARFNQIRAALKRRRQALAGTEAQAEFTAQLKLLEQALTNYLDLADTPAKCDEYLTKLMVQLEELEGKFPDFDQFIEQLTTRREKVVEAFESKKTALVAARNQRATALLQSAERLLKAVQSRLTRLESVADINGYFAADVMVEKVRQTAQGLLNLGDSVKSDDVQSRLKTLREDAVRQLRDRADLYADGGQTLRFGPHAFTVNTQPLELTVVLRDGDLHYHLTGTNFFQKITDPALLASRPVWEQTVVSENQDVYRAEFLAWRILQAAQHPAPADPEAGRPAVLSVTELGHLSPAELLAYVQQFMGARYQEGYLKGVHDHDAALLLTALVRLTRTADLLRYPADTRAAAALYWLRFADPDQRAHWERQLQGIGVLLQVFPDSQEFDELKTELQTAVDYFAEQTGLFTLSQVAEAGDYLFHELTHTGTFIIAAEAAELYQQFQKQLQERQATELFQQSVTGLQDQPAAQLPLIRQWLQAYLRQAPAAATLSDFCNECAILLLTGTYDSARVVHTPLRETLADFQGTHARLADDRTYQLNFPDFRRRLLHYDRATVAQYEQFQEVKKQLLARAAEDMRLEDFRPRVLTSFVRNRLIDQVYLPIIGANLAKQIGTAGEGKRTDLMGLLLLISPPGYGKTTLMEYVANRLGLIFMNINGPAIGHAVTSVDPAQAPNAGARQELEKLNLAFEMGDNVMIYVDDIQHCNPEFLQKFISLCDAQRKIEGVYQGRARTYDFRGRKVCVVMAGNPYTESGDVFQLPDMLANRADIYNLGDILTAGSEDAFRLSYLENALTSNAALGRLATQSPQDVPALIRLAETGQQDGLSFEGNHSPEELNEYVAVLQKLLRLRDVVARVNAAYIVSAAQADAYRTEPPFKLQGSYRNMNKLAEKVRPVMNDQEIEQLLAAHYESEAQTLTSATEANLLKLRELLGWLTPEQAARWQQIKQTYLDNLRNSGAGQLLQMLDKLENIAGGLSGIREVLKRE, from the coding sequence ATGGAACAGACTACCCAACTCGAAACCGGCACCTACGAAATCCTCCGCAACCGCCTGCATAAGAGCAGCGCCGAACTGCGCCAGCGCCTGAACGCGCTGAACACCGAGCGCAAGCAGGTGTTCGGGGCCGTGGACACGCGCCTGCTGGGCACCGGCCGCATCACTACCGAAAACAACTGCCTGGCCTGGGACATGGTGCCGGTGGGGCGGCGGTTCATCTTCGGGTACAACGTAGTGCTGGGGCTGAAGGCTGAGCCGGACCTGACCGACGTGTTTGGGGTGTACGAGTATGCCGGGCACGAATTTCACCCGCTCGGCCTGGAGATGCTGCAGAACCCGCAGTTTCTGGAGGAGTTTCGGAACCTCTACCGCTACTACAAGAACACCCAGTTCGTGAAGTTTGCGTTGATTGGGCAGCACCTGTTTATGGTCTTCCGGGTGGGCAAGAGCAGTTCCGATGTGAAGACGTTCAAGTGGCTGATGCAGGGCGACGCGCTCAGCTACATTGATAACCGCTCCGACCACGAGTACACCTTCCCGCCCCAGCACGAGTTTCAGTGGAAGCGCGCCACCCGCGACATGCAGCGCGGCGGCAAGCACCCCCACATCAGCATCGAGGACAAGGTGTTCGTGGAAACCATCGGCGGCGACCTGACCATTAAAGTGGAGGACAACACCAGCACCGGGCAGGGTATTCTGAGCGAGCCGGTGGACGACAAGGACCAGACGCTAGACGACTCAGAAATCTACTATGCAGTAGTTGGCAATCTGATTCTGCTCAAAATCCGGCCCTACCAGGAGCAACAGTACCGCTACTTCATCTTCAACCACCGGCTCAAAACCGCCCAACGCCTCGATGCCCTGGCTGATGCCTGCGTGCTGCTGCCCGACGGGCAAGGGCTGATATTCCCCCACGGCTTCTACCTGCAAACCGGCGACAACAAGCTCTTCGACAACGGTCTGCGCGAGATGCTGTTTGAGAAGCGCGTGGTGTCGCCCAACGGGGAGGATTTTCTGTACGTGTTCTTCAACAAGGACCAGGGCACCTACCTGCTGCTGAGCTACAACCGCATTGCCCAGCGCGTAGACAACCCCATTGTGTGCCACGGCTACGCCCTGTTTGAGAACGGGGAGCTGTGCTACTTCCGGGCCGACGACGAGCCCAAGAAGCACCACGCCGTGCAGATCTGGCAGACGCCCTACACTGCCCCGGATTTCCAGCTACCCGTCACCTCCGACTCCTACCTCTACAAGCTGGGCAACAAGGAGATTGTGCGGGCCATGAGCGAGGTGCAGGAAGTCCTGACGCTAACCAGCAAGGACGACTCCTACGCTGGCCTCTACCTCGACCTGATCCGCCAGACCACCTCCCTCACCGACAGCTACCATTGGCTGCGGGAGCCGGCCGCTCAGGCCCTGGCCGAGCCCCTGGGCGAAATCCGGCAGACGGCCACGGCGGCCGTGGAAGAGTTTGAGAAGGTGCAGAGCATTCGCAAGAACACGGCCCAGCAGACAGCCGCCGGGTTCCAGAAAGCCGACGAGCTGACCGGCCGCATCCGCCGCTCTGCGCCCGACACCGTCACGGAATTTGTGCAGCTGCTGGGTGAGCTGCGCGGGGTGCGGGGCGAGGTAATTTCGCTCAAGGAGCTACGCTACGTGGAGCTGCCAGCCGTGGAAAAGCACGCAGTTGGCCTGGAGGAGCTGAGCAAGGAAGTGGCTATGCAGACGGTGGACTTCCTGCTCCGGCCCGATGCCCTCCTACCCTACTCCCAGCGCGTGCAGGCCATTGCCGACGGCGTGGAGCAGGTGCAGAAAACGGTGGAGGCCGACCAGCGCGAGCAGGAAACCGCTGCCGTGGCCCGGGAGCTGGAGCTGCTGATTGAGGTAGTGAGCAACCTGCCCATCCCCGACCCCACCCAGACTACGGCCATCATCGATAACATCTCGACGGTGTACGCTCGCTTCAACCAGATTCGGGCGGCGCTGAAGCGGCGGCGGCAGGCCCTGGCCGGCACAGAGGCCCAGGCCGAGTTTACCGCCCAGCTCAAGCTGCTGGAACAGGCCCTCACCAACTACCTCGACCTGGCCGACACGCCCGCCAAGTGCGACGAGTACCTGACCAAGCTCATGGTGCAGCTGGAAGAGCTGGAAGGTAAATTCCCCGACTTCGACCAGTTCATTGAGCAGCTCACCACCCGGCGCGAGAAGGTAGTGGAAGCCTTCGAATCCAAGAAGACGGCTCTGGTAGCCGCCCGCAACCAGCGCGCCACGGCTTTGCTGCAAAGCGCCGAGCGGCTGCTGAAGGCGGTGCAAAGCCGCCTCACCCGGCTGGAATCGGTGGCCGACATCAACGGGTACTTTGCCGCCGACGTGATGGTGGAAAAGGTGCGCCAGACGGCCCAGGGCCTACTCAATCTTGGCGACTCGGTGAAGTCGGATGACGTGCAGAGCCGGCTGAAAACCCTACGTGAGGACGCCGTGCGCCAGCTCCGCGACCGGGCCGACCTCTACGCCGACGGCGGCCAGACCCTCAGGTTCGGCCCCCATGCCTTCACGGTGAACACCCAGCCCCTGGAGCTGACCGTGGTGCTGCGCGACGGCGACCTGCACTATCACCTCACCGGCACCAACTTCTTCCAGAAGATAACCGACCCTGCCCTGCTGGCTTCCCGGCCAGTCTGGGAGCAAACCGTGGTGTCGGAAAACCAGGACGTGTACCGGGCCGAGTTTCTGGCCTGGCGCATTTTGCAGGCCGCCCAGCACCCCGCGCCCGCCGATCCGGAAGCGGGCCGTCCGGCCGTGCTGTCGGTAACAGAGCTGGGCCATCTCAGCCCAGCCGAGCTGCTGGCCTATGTACAGCAGTTTATGGGCGCGCGCTACCAGGAAGGCTACCTCAAAGGCGTGCACGACCACGACGCGGCCCTGCTGCTCACGGCCCTGGTGCGCCTCACCCGCACGGCAGACCTGCTCCGCTACCCCGCCGACACTCGCGCTGCCGCGGCCCTCTACTGGCTGCGCTTCGCCGACCCCGACCAGCGCGCCCACTGGGAGCGGCAGCTGCAAGGCATCGGGGTGCTGCTCCAGGTCTTCCCCGATTCGCAGGAGTTCGACGAGCTGAAAACCGAACTGCAAACGGCCGTGGACTACTTCGCCGAGCAAACCGGTTTGTTCACGCTAAGCCAAGTAGCGGAGGCCGGCGACTACCTCTTCCACGAACTGACCCACACCGGCACCTTCATCATTGCCGCCGAAGCCGCCGAGCTGTACCAGCAGTTTCAGAAGCAGCTGCAGGAGCGGCAAGCTACGGAGTTGTTTCAGCAGTCGGTGACGGGCCTACAGGACCAGCCCGCCGCCCAGCTGCCCCTGATTCGGCAGTGGCTGCAGGCCTACCTGCGCCAGGCCCCGGCCGCCGCTACCCTATCGGATTTCTGCAACGAGTGCGCGATATTGTTGCTGACGGGCACTTATGATTCGGCGCGGGTGGTGCACACCCCCCTGCGCGAAACGCTGGCCGACTTCCAGGGCACTCATGCCCGCCTCGCCGACGACCGGACCTACCAGCTCAATTTCCCCGATTTCCGCCGCCGCCTGCTGCACTACGACCGCGCCACGGTGGCGCAGTACGAGCAGTTTCAGGAGGTGAAAAAGCAGCTGCTGGCCCGGGCCGCCGAGGACATGCGCCTGGAAGACTTCCGGCCCCGCGTGCTCACGTCCTTCGTGCGCAACCGCCTCATCGACCAGGTGTATTTGCCCATCATCGGGGCCAATCTGGCCAAGCAGATCGGGACGGCGGGTGAGGGCAAGCGCACCGACCTCATGGGCCTGCTCCTGCTCATCTCGCCGCCCGGCTACGGCAAAACCACGCTCATGGAGTACGTGGCCAACCGACTGGGCCTCATCTTCATGAATATCAACGGGCCGGCCATCGGGCACGCCGTGACCAGCGTAGACCCCGCTCAGGCCCCCAATGCCGGGGCGCGGCAGGAGCTGGAAAAGCTGAACCTAGCCTTCGAGATGGGCGACAATGTGATGATTTACGTGGATGACATCCAGCACTGCAACCCCGAGTTTCTGCAGAAATTCATCTCGCTCTGCGACGCCCAGCGCAAGATTGAAGGCGTATACCAGGGCCGCGCCCGCACTTACGACTTCCGCGGCCGAAAGGTGTGCGTGGTGATGGCCGGCAACCCTTACACCGAAAGCGGCGACGTATTCCAGCTGCCCGACATGCTGGCCAACCGCGCCGATATCTACAACCTCGGTGACATTCTCACGGCCGGCTCCGAAGACGCCTTCCGCCTCTCCTACCTCGAAAACGCCCTCACCAGCAACGCGGCGCTAGGTCGGCTGGCCACCCAAAGCCCCCAGGACGTGCCCGCCCTCATCCGCCTCGCCGAAACTGGGCAGCAGGACGGCCTCAGCTTCGAGGGCAACCACTCGCCCGAGGAGCTGAACGAGTACGTGGCGGTGCTGCAAAAGCTGCTGCGCCTGCGCGACGTGGTGGCCCGCGTAAATGCCGCCTACATTGTCAGCGCCGCCCAGGCCGACGCCTACCGCACCGAGCCTCCCTTTAAGCTGCAGGGCTCCTACCGCAACATGAACAAGCTGGCCGAGAAAGTGCGCCCCGTGATGAACGACCAGGAAATAGAACAGCTCCTGGCCGCCCACTACGAAAGCGAAGCCCAAACCCTGACCAGCGCCACCGAAGCCAACCTGCTCAAGCTGCGCGAACTGCTCGGCTGGCTTACCCCCGAGCAAGCCGCCCGCTGGCAGCAAATCAAGCAAACCTACCTCGACAACCTCCGCAATTCCGGCGCCGGCCAGCTCCTGCAGATGCTGGATAAGCTGGAAAATATTGCCGGTGGGCTGAGCGGGATTCGGGAGGTGCTGAAGCGGGAATAA
- a CDS encoding ABC transporter permease, whose translation MNAPIVIAAVTVISCVFWLVIGASVAGEAAARDVQTRMHLLTYAAPVSKAAYLGGRYLAALALSVLQLLAIPAGMVLAMHFAGVEAEILGPFRVAPYLTTFFFIALPNAFFATALQFSAAALSRRALASYLVGAALFAASYTLWPLLEKGGEWGNLADPMSFGPVLSHLSLDWSPLDKNTRLFLLEGSFLANRLLWLGISLGLLAFTYLRFQFVLPESGQKQKPDTQPPSAGAAREQLRWGTGQTLPKSRGTYGWSTQLLQLRVITWESFRQLAKSKAGLPLLAAVALLVGAVIPNNLKGRGTPLLPRTDFVLDYLTAPLTQPERFWLLIALLTIFYAGELVWRERESGLSEIANAAPVPEWVLFLSRFLALNLVLVGWLAFLMTAGMMAQAAIGALRRKSGCTCKLFSGCSWWIACFSPCWPCWCTCWSTRNSWVTWWRSWPMPLSPTLPPWASSISFSFMAPVRGGRILTWLVLVLRWGPGCGLKGIGLRGPCCWGCWRGFPGCGAGRVVWLRGCGWPVGAALVPPCWFSGRPGPASFCLAASSSITPTCCMTTSAPQIQPSSVPPTSSATAGTGTCPSPG comes from the coding sequence TTGAATGCGCCCATCGTCATAGCTGCCGTCACGGTTATCAGCTGCGTGTTCTGGCTGGTGATAGGCGCCTCCGTGGCGGGCGAGGCGGCGGCCCGCGACGTGCAGACGCGCATGCATTTGCTCACCTACGCGGCCCCCGTCAGCAAAGCCGCTTACCTGGGCGGGCGGTACTTGGCCGCCTTGGCCCTGAGTGTGCTCCAGCTGCTCGCCATCCCGGCGGGCATGGTGCTGGCCATGCACTTTGCCGGGGTAGAAGCCGAGATTCTGGGTCCGTTCCGGGTGGCGCCCTACCTGACTACCTTTTTCTTTATCGCGCTGCCCAACGCTTTTTTCGCGACGGCCCTGCAGTTTTCGGCGGCAGCGCTCAGCCGCCGGGCCCTGGCCAGCTATCTGGTCGGCGCGGCCCTGTTCGCGGCGTCCTACACGCTCTGGCCGTTGCTGGAAAAAGGGGGAGAATGGGGCAATCTGGCCGACCCAATGAGTTTCGGCCCGGTGCTAAGCCATCTGTCCCTTGACTGGAGCCCGCTGGATAAGAATACGCGCCTGTTCCTGCTGGAGGGCTCCTTTCTGGCCAACCGCCTGCTGTGGCTCGGCATCTCGCTGGGCCTGCTGGCGTTTACCTATCTCCGGTTTCAGTTCGTCTTACCCGAATCCGGCCAAAAACAGAAGCCTGATACACAGCCACCATCAGCTGGGGCAGCCCGGGAGCAACTACGCTGGGGAACCGGGCAAACGCTACCAAAGTCGAGGGGAACGTATGGCTGGTCCACGCAGCTGCTCCAGTTGCGCGTTATCACCTGGGAATCCTTTCGGCAGCTGGCTAAAAGCAAGGCCGGGCTGCCCCTGCTGGCCGCCGTGGCCCTGCTGGTGGGCGCCGTCATCCCCAACAACCTGAAGGGCCGCGGCACGCCCCTGCTGCCCCGAACCGACTTTGTCCTGGATTATCTTACCGCACCCCTGACGCAGCCGGAGCGTTTCTGGCTACTCATTGCCCTGCTAACCATTTTCTATGCCGGCGAGCTGGTCTGGCGGGAGCGGGAATCCGGCCTGAGCGAAATTGCCAACGCGGCGCCCGTACCGGAGTGGGTTCTTTTCCTGAGCCGCTTTCTGGCGCTCAACCTGGTGCTGGTGGGGTGGCTGGCCTTCCTGATGACGGCCGGCATGATGGCGCAGGCGGCCATTGGGGCGCTACGCCGGAAATCGGGCTGTACCTGCAAACTATTTTCGGGCTGCAGCTGGTGGATTGCCTGCTTTTCGCCCTGCTGGCCCTGCTGGTGCACGTGCTGGTCAACCAGAAATTCGTGGGTCACCTGGTGGCGCTCCTGGCCTATGCCTTTATCGCCTACGCTCCCACCCTGGGCATCGAGCATAAGCTTCTCATTTATGGCGCCAGTCCGCGGTGGACGTATACTGACATGGCTGGTTTTGGTCCTACGCTGGGGCCCTGGCTGTGGTTTAAAGGGTATTGGGTTGCGTGGGCCCTGCTGCTGGGGGTGCTGGCGCGGCTTTCCTGGGTGCGGGGCCGGGAGAGTGGTTTGGCTGCGCGGCTGCGGCTGGCCTGTGGGCGCTGCACTCGTTCCACCGTGCTGGTTTTCGGGGCGGCCGGGGCCGGCATCCTTTTGTTTGGCAGCTTCATCTTCTATAACACCAACGTGCTGTATGACTACCTCAGCGCCTCAGATACAACCAAGCAGCGTGCCGCCTACGAGCAGCGCTACCGCCGGTACCGGAACGTGCCCCAGCCCCGGCTGA
- a CDS encoding sensor histidine kinase has product MLFHQKPFDFGFYSMYLVTTVPIFLFLSWLARVTETLVLNTIRKEQLEKQAVEAELSYLKSQINPHFLFNTLNNIHTLVYKQAPAAPEAVMQLASLMRYMIYESNAATVPLAREMDYLWDYVSLQQLRYRNSPVVDLRIVGETEACSIAPLLFIHLLENAYKHSPARLEPGDLKVRVEVKEDTLSFRVQNPIGKHSANPLEEPGGIGLPNVRKRLALLYPGQHTLTIQNTGETFTVQLTIQGLHLPAHERQAHLLHH; this is encoded by the coding sequence TTGCTGTTCCACCAAAAGCCTTTCGATTTTGGGTTTTATTCGATGTACCTGGTCACGACGGTACCCATCTTTCTCTTCCTGAGCTGGCTGGCCCGGGTAACCGAGACGCTGGTCCTGAATACCATCCGGAAAGAGCAGCTGGAGAAACAGGCCGTGGAGGCCGAACTCTCCTACCTGAAGTCGCAGATTAACCCGCACTTTCTGTTCAATACCCTCAACAACATCCACACGCTGGTGTACAAGCAGGCCCCGGCCGCCCCGGAGGCGGTCATGCAGCTGGCCTCGCTCATGCGCTACATGATTTATGAGTCTAATGCCGCCACGGTGCCCCTGGCCCGGGAGATGGACTATTTGTGGGATTATGTGAGCTTGCAGCAGCTCCGGTACCGGAACAGTCCGGTGGTCGACCTCCGGATAGTGGGGGAAACCGAAGCCTGCTCCATTGCTCCCTTGCTGTTCATCCACCTGCTGGAAAACGCCTACAAGCACAGCCCCGCCCGCCTGGAACCCGGCGACCTGAAGGTGAGGGTGGAGGTAAAGGAGGATACGCTGTCCTTCCGCGTGCAGAACCCCATCGGCAAGCACTCGGCCAATCCGCTCGAAGAACCCGGGGGCATCGGCTTGCCCAACGTTCGGAAAAGGCTGGCTTTATTGTATCCCGGCCAGCATACGCTGACCATTCAGAACACCGGCGAAACCTTTACGGTCCAGCTTACCATCCAAGGCCTTCACCTCCCGGCTCATGAAAGACAAGCTCACCTGCTACATCATTGA